In Deltaproteobacteria bacterium, a single genomic region encodes these proteins:
- a CDS encoding VCBS repeat-containing protein — translation MVGQRGWARVVVLWCVVAPACGDDVGTGTGDGSSSDGGETTFASADASGPSGSASTTSGPTTTATATTVDPDSSSGSSGAEGSSSGGELDPFGPPQAHALAIDFDPLALALGDFDGDGVLDLLVTGTQAGVVAAATLQGDGAGGFGDPIDATVPACSAFPVVGAIDDDGIDDLFYGTCDAQGVFARGNGDGTFSPADVIASWTSGALRSSRFADFDGDDRDDLVMLTVDAGGDGVQLHLALATDDATPWPISSTTLATPPGFEPAGLELAQVDGSAAVDVVLVDDGALGVVRSVAGPGWSPLEVLSESVAPFSIDAADFDASGTDELLVTSRADHALQPLLRIDGAYVAQAAFDLPSAPFDAAIGGHADAIGVVLEDLPTLSTLRIDTTSAIVSTGSHDLDAPAVRLLAGDLDGDGDDDLVAATFAAGSVTVLLAQ, via the coding sequence ATGGTTGGACAGCGAGGATGGGCGCGGGTGGTGGTGCTGTGGTGCGTGGTCGCGCCCGCGTGCGGCGACGACGTCGGCACCGGCACCGGCGACGGCAGCTCGAGCGACGGCGGCGAGACCACGTTTGCGTCCGCCGACGCGAGCGGGCCCTCCGGCAGCGCCTCGACCACCTCGGGGCCGACCACGACGGCGACCGCAACCACCGTGGACCCCGACAGCTCCTCCGGCAGCTCGGGCGCCGAGGGCTCGTCCAGCGGCGGCGAGCTCGACCCGTTCGGTCCGCCGCAGGCCCACGCGCTGGCGATCGACTTCGATCCGCTCGCGCTCGCGCTCGGGGACTTCGACGGTGACGGCGTGCTCGATCTGTTGGTGACCGGAACCCAGGCCGGCGTGGTTGCGGCGGCGACGCTGCAGGGCGACGGTGCCGGTGGCTTCGGCGATCCGATCGACGCCACGGTGCCGGCCTGCAGCGCGTTCCCGGTGGTCGGAGCGATCGACGACGACGGCATCGACGACCTCTTCTATGGCACCTGCGACGCGCAGGGCGTGTTCGCGCGCGGCAATGGTGACGGCACCTTCTCACCGGCCGATGTCATCGCGAGTTGGACCTCGGGCGCGCTGCGATCGAGTCGCTTCGCGGATTTCGACGGCGACGACCGTGACGACCTCGTGATGCTCACCGTGGACGCGGGCGGTGACGGCGTGCAGCTACACCTCGCGCTCGCGACCGACGACGCGACGCCGTGGCCGATCAGCAGCACGACCTTGGCGACGCCGCCGGGGTTCGAGCCCGCGGGACTCGAGCTCGCGCAGGTCGACGGCAGCGCTGCCGTCGACGTGGTGCTGGTCGACGACGGCGCGCTGGGGGTGGTGCGCAGCGTCGCTGGCCCCGGCTGGTCGCCGCTCGAGGTGCTGTCGGAGAGCGTGGCGCCGTTCTCGATCGATGCCGCCGACTTCGATGCCAGCGGCACCGACGAGCTGCTCGTGACCAGCCGCGCCGATCATGCGCTGCAACCGTTGCTGCGCATCGATGGCGCCTACGTCGCGCAGGCGGCGTTCGATCTGCCGTCGGCGCCGTTCGACGCCGCGATCGGCGGCCACGCCGACGCCATCGGCGTCGTGCTCGAGGACCTGCCCACGCTCTCGACCCTGCGCATCGACACCACCTCGGCGATCGTGTCCACCGGCAGCCACGACCTCGATGCGCCCGCCGTGCGGCTGCTGGCCGGCGATCTCGACGGCGACGGCGACGACGACCTGGTTGCGGCGACCTTCGCGGCGGGCTCGGTGACGGTCTTGCTGGCGCAGTAG